Proteins from one Pseudomonas sp. KBS0710 genomic window:
- a CDS encoding extracellular solute-binding protein translates to MRLVFFTKLFSSTLALLLASTAVIAAPQAYLTVYGEPAKYPTGFTHFDYANPNAPKGGSLRRSAIEIGRFDHVLPYIDKGIGVSQVDGWLYAPLAQRSLDEPYTVYGLVAEKMERADDGLSLRFYLNPKARFADGTPITAEDVRYSFDLLMTQGSLRFRTLFADVKHVEVEGERQVRFDFSSNENRTLPLDIATLPVFPEHWWKTRDFANGGGYEAPLGSGPYKISKIDSGSTITFTRDPDWWGKDLPVSRGLYNFDHLSLEYFGDTEVARQVLRGGAYDFNREFSATGYSIGYNGPALDDGRLQRAHLAKEMPQPAQGYVFNVQKPMFKDRRVRQALAMLWDFEWANRQMMRNLYIRQQSFFSNSPLAASQPPTQEELAILEPLRGQVPDEVFTQVFKAPVTDGSGMIRDKQLQALALLEEAGWKPKGDKLVNADGEPLEFTFLNAQAGLERLLLPYKRNLAQIGITLNIRRIDSSQYVNRLMARDYDMIVIGFPVTTSPGMELYNYFGSQAAYDPGANNYMVLKDPAVDTLISGLVKANTQAQMLTYAHALDRVLQWNYLWIPNYYPPGTSAAWWNRFGRPAIEAKNDEALETWWEISPTPLTNEQMNAELKKRGGVR, encoded by the coding sequence ATGCGATTGGTTTTTTTCACAAAACTCTTCAGCTCCACCCTGGCCCTGCTACTGGCCAGCACCGCCGTGATCGCGGCCCCGCAAGCCTACCTTACGGTGTACGGCGAGCCGGCCAAGTACCCCACCGGCTTCACCCATTTCGACTACGCCAACCCGAATGCGCCCAAAGGCGGCAGCCTGCGCCGCTCGGCCATCGAGATCGGGCGTTTTGACCATGTGCTGCCCTACATCGACAAAGGCATCGGCGTCTCCCAGGTCGACGGCTGGCTCTACGCCCCACTGGCCCAGCGCTCCCTGGATGAGCCCTACACCGTCTACGGCCTGGTCGCCGAAAAAATGGAACGCGCCGACGACGGCCTGTCGCTGCGCTTCTACCTCAACCCCAAGGCACGTTTTGCCGATGGCACGCCGATCACCGCCGAAGACGTACGCTACAGCTTCGACCTGCTGATGACCCAAGGCAGCCTGCGCTTTCGCACTCTGTTCGCCGACGTCAAACACGTCGAAGTCGAAGGCGAGCGCCAGGTGCGCTTCGACTTTTCCAGCAATGAAAACCGCACCCTGCCCCTGGATATCGCCACCCTGCCGGTGTTCCCCGAGCATTGGTGGAAAACCCGCGACTTCGCCAACGGTGGCGGCTACGAAGCCCCGCTGGGCAGCGGCCCGTATAAAATCAGCAAGATCGACTCCGGCAGCACCATCACCTTCACCCGCGACCCCGACTGGTGGGGCAAGGACTTGCCCGTCAGCCGTGGCCTGTACAACTTCGATCACCTGAGCCTGGAGTACTTCGGCGACACCGAGGTGGCCCGCCAGGTGCTGCGCGGCGGCGCCTATGACTTCAACCGCGAGTTCTCCGCCACCGGCTACTCCATCGGCTACAACGGCCCGGCCCTCGACGATGGCCGCCTGCAACGTGCGCACTTGGCCAAGGAGATGCCGCAACCGGCCCAGGGCTATGTGTTCAACGTGCAAAAGCCGATGTTCAAGGACCGCCGCGTGCGCCAGGCGCTGGCGATGCTGTGGGACTTCGAATGGGCCAACCGGCAGATGATGCGCAACCTGTACATCCGCCAGCAGAGCTTCTTCTCCAACAGCCCGCTGGCCGCCAGCCAACCGCCGACCCAAGAGGAACTGGCGATTCTTGAGCCATTGCGCGGCCAGGTGCCCGACGAAGTGTTCACCCAAGTGTTCAAGGCGCCGGTCACCGACGGCAGCGGCATGATCCGTGACAAACAGCTGCAAGCCCTGGCACTGCTCGAAGAGGCCGGCTGGAAACCCAAGGGCGACAAGCTGGTCAACGCCGACGGCGAGCCACTGGAGTTCACCTTCCTCAATGCCCAGGCCGGCCTGGAACGCCTGTTGTTGCCGTACAAACGCAACCTGGCGCAGATCGGCATCACCCTGAATATCCGCAGGATTGACTCGTCCCAGTACGTCAACCGCTTGATGGCGCGTGATTACGACATGATCGTGATCGGCTTCCCCGTCACCACCTCGCCAGGCATGGAGCTGTACAACTACTTCGGCTCGCAGGCCGCCTACGACCCAGGCGCGAATAACTACATGGTGCTCAAAGACCCAGCTGTCGATACCTTGATCAGCGGCCTGGTCAAAGCCAACACCCAGGCGCAGATGCTCACCTACGCCCATGCGCTGGACCGCGTACTGCAATGGAACTACCTGTGGATCCCCAACTACTACCCGCCGGGCACCTCGGCGGCGTGGTGGAACCGCTTCGGCCGCCCGGCCATCGAGGCCAAGAACGACGAGGCGCTGGAAACCTGGTGGGAAATCAGCCCCACACCACTGACCAATGAACAAATGAACGCCGAACTGAAAAAACGCGGAGGTGTCCGCTGA
- a CDS encoding microcin C ABC transporter permease YejB, whose translation MFAYIVRRLLLIIPTLVIILLVNFVIVQAAPGGPVEQAIAHLQGIGGGGIGGGGGEAVNGSRASRGLDPKLIKDIEKQYGFDKPAPERLWLMLKNYAQLDFGNSFFRGKSVIDLILEKMPVTISLGLWATLITYLVSIPLGIRKAVRHGSSFDVWSSTAIVIGYAMPAFLFAMFLIVLFAGGTSLNWFPVRGLVSENFDELSTIGKIADYFWHLVLPVSALVIGGFATLTILTKNSFLNEITRQYVVTARAKGLSERRVLYGHVFRNAMLLVISGIPQAFISVFFAGSLLIEVIFSLDGLGRMSYEAAVSRDYPVVFGSLFIFTLFGLLIKLIGDLCYTLVDPRIDFAARNA comes from the coding sequence ATGTTTGCCTATATCGTGCGGCGCCTGCTGCTGATCATCCCCACGCTGGTGATTATCCTGCTGGTCAATTTCGTGATCGTGCAGGCCGCGCCTGGCGGCCCGGTTGAACAGGCCATTGCCCACCTGCAAGGCATCGGTGGCGGCGGTATCGGCGGTGGTGGCGGCGAAGCCGTCAACGGCTCGCGCGCCAGCCGTGGCCTGGACCCCAAATTGATCAAGGACATCGAAAAACAGTACGGCTTCGACAAGCCCGCGCCGGAACGCCTGTGGCTGATGCTCAAGAACTACGCCCAGCTGGATTTCGGCAACAGCTTCTTTCGCGGCAAAAGCGTGATCGACCTGATCCTGGAAAAAATGCCGGTGACCATTTCCCTCGGTTTATGGGCCACCCTGATCACCTACCTGGTGTCGATCCCCCTGGGAATTCGCAAGGCCGTGCGCCACGGCAGCAGCTTTGACGTGTGGAGCAGCACGGCGATTGTCATCGGCTATGCCATGCCGGCCTTCCTGTTTGCAATGTTCCTGATCGTGCTGTTCGCCGGTGGCACCTCGCTGAACTGGTTCCCGGTGCGCGGGCTGGTCTCGGAGAACTTCGACGAACTCAGCACAATCGGCAAAATTGCCGACTACTTCTGGCACCTGGTGTTGCCCGTCAGCGCGTTGGTGATCGGCGGTTTCGCCACGCTGACCATCCTCACCAAAAACTCATTCCTCAATGAAATAACGCGCCAATACGTAGTCACCGCCCGCGCCAAGGGCTTGAGTGAACGCCGCGTGCTCTACGGCCATGTGTTTCGCAACGCCATGCTGCTGGTGATCTCGGGAATTCCCCAGGCCTTTATCAGCGTGTTTTTCGCCGGCTCGCTGCTGATCGAGGTGATCTTTTCCCTCGATGGCCTGGGCCGCATGAGTTACGAAGCCGCCGTGTCCCGCGACTACCCGGTGGTGTTTGGTTCGTTGTTTATCTTCACCCTGTTCGGGCTCTTGATAAAACTCATCGGTGACCTCTGCTACACCCTGGTGGACCCGCGTATCGACTTCGCCGCGAGGAACGCCTGA
- a CDS encoding ABC transporter permease, whose amino-acid sequence MLNLSPVARRRFERFKKNRRGWWSLWLFIGLFILTLGGELIANDKPLVLSFKNELYFPVFKRYTEQQFGGQLPFQADYRSDYVQKLIKQDGGWMLFPPIPFSDDTPNYELTRPAPSPPSTVNWLGTDDQSRDVLARVIFGARVSILFALALTAISAAIGIAAGALQGYYGGWVDLLGQRILEVWSGLPVLYLLIILSGFVEPNFWWLLGIMALFSWLALVDVVRAEFLRGRNLEYVKAARALGLGDGKIIRRHILPNAMTATLSYLPFILTGAISTLSALDFLGFGMPAGSASLGELIAQGKQNLQAPWLGLTAFFTLALILSLLVFIGEALRDAFDPRS is encoded by the coding sequence ATGCTTAATCTGTCTCCGGTGGCCCGTCGGCGTTTCGAGCGTTTCAAGAAGAACCGCCGTGGCTGGTGGTCGCTGTGGCTGTTTATCGGCCTGTTTATCCTGACCCTGGGCGGCGAGTTGATCGCCAATGACAAACCCTTGGTGCTGAGCTTCAAGAACGAGCTGTATTTCCCGGTGTTCAAGCGCTACACCGAGCAGCAGTTCGGCGGCCAGTTGCCCTTCCAGGCCGACTACCGCAGTGACTACGTGCAAAAGCTGATCAAACAGGACGGCGGCTGGATGCTGTTCCCGCCGATCCCGTTCAGCGACGACACGCCTAACTACGAACTGACCCGCCCTGCCCCCAGCCCGCCCTCGACGGTGAACTGGCTGGGCACTGACGATCAATCCCGCGATGTGCTGGCGCGGGTGATCTTTGGCGCACGGGTGTCGATCCTGTTTGCCTTGGCGCTCACTGCGATCAGCGCCGCCATCGGCATTGCCGCCGGCGCGTTGCAGGGTTATTACGGCGGCTGGGTCGACCTGCTCGGTCAGCGCATTCTGGAAGTGTGGTCCGGGTTGCCGGTGCTGTACCTGCTGATCATTTTGTCCGGTTTTGTCGAGCCGAATTTCTGGTGGCTGCTGGGGATCATGGCGCTGTTTTCCTGGCTGGCCCTGGTGGACGTGGTGCGCGCCGAGTTCCTGCGCGGGCGCAACCTGGAATACGTCAAGGCTGCGCGGGCCTTGGGCCTGGGTGACGGCAAGATTATTCGCCGGCATATCCTGCCCAATGCCATGACCGCCACCTTGAGCTACCTGCCGTTTATCCTGACCGGGGCGATTTCGACTTTGAGCGCCCTGGATTTTCTCGGTTTCGGCATGCCCGCCGGCAGTGCATCCCTGGGCGAGCTGATCGCCCAGGGCAAGCAAAACCTGCAAGCTCCCTGGCTGGGCCTGACGGCGTTTTTCACCCTGGCGCTGATTCTGTCGCTGCTGGTCTTTATCGGCGAGGCATTGCGTGATGCCTTCGACCCACGCTCATGA
- a CDS encoding ABC transporter ATP-binding protein: protein MNLIEIRDLCVAFNGKTVVSNLCLDVRPGECLALVGESGSGKSVTAHSILQLLPEAGTHTTGSVKYRGQELIGASAATLQKLRGNRIAMIFQEPMTSLNPLHSIEKQIGETLLLHKGLGGKAAQARILELLELVGIQKPQERLKAYPHQLSGGQRQRVMIAMALACEPELLIADEPTTALDVTVQRKILLLLKSLQQRLGMSLLLISHDLNLVRSIAQRVCVMRAGEIVEQADCETLFTAPQHPYSRLLLDAEPAGDALCSDERETVLQVDDLSVQFPLGGGLFRRKAWLRAVDGISLSVQRGKTLGIVGESGSGKSTLGQAILRLLDSTGSIRFQGEALDPLNNQQMRSWRKQMQVVFQDPFGSLSPRMSVQQIISEGLEVHAPCSLAERDAQVIQVLKDVGLDPESRHRYPHEFSGGQRQRIAIARALVLKPALMLLDEPTSALDRTVQKQVVALLRELQEKYGLTYLFISHDLAVVRAMAHDMIVIKDGKVVERGASHVVFDAPQHPYTKELLAAAHIPL from the coding sequence ATGAACCTGATCGAGATCCGCGACCTCTGCGTCGCCTTCAACGGCAAGACCGTGGTGAGCAACCTGTGCCTGGACGTGCGCCCCGGCGAATGCCTGGCATTGGTCGGTGAGTCGGGTTCGGGCAAGTCGGTGACCGCCCACTCGATTCTGCAACTGCTGCCTGAGGCCGGCACCCACACCACAGGCTCAGTGAAGTATCGCGGCCAGGAGCTGATCGGCGCCTCGGCGGCCACCTTGCAAAAGCTGCGCGGCAACCGCATTGCAATGATCTTCCAGGAGCCGATGACCTCGCTCAACCCGCTGCACAGCATCGAAAAACAAATCGGCGAAACCCTGCTGCTGCACAAGGGCCTGGGCGGCAAGGCGGCGCAGGCGCGCATTCTGGAGCTGCTCGAGCTGGTAGGCATCCAGAAACCCCAGGAGCGCCTCAAGGCTTACCCGCATCAACTCTCCGGCGGCCAGCGCCAGCGGGTGATGATCGCCATGGCCCTGGCCTGCGAGCCGGAACTGCTGATTGCCGATGAACCCACCACTGCGCTGGACGTGACCGTGCAACGCAAGATCCTGCTGCTGCTCAAGTCCTTGCAACAACGCCTGGGCATGTCGCTGCTGCTGATCAGCCACGACCTCAACCTGGTGCGCAGCATTGCCCAGCGCGTGTGCGTGATGCGTGCCGGGGAAATTGTCGAGCAGGCCGACTGCGAGACGCTGTTCACGGCGCCGCAACACCCTTACAGCCGCCTGCTGCTGGACGCCGAGCCGGCCGGTGATGCGCTGTGCAGTGATGAACGCGAAACCGTATTGCAAGTCGACGATCTGAGCGTGCAATTCCCCCTCGGCGGCGGGCTGTTCAGGCGCAAAGCCTGGCTGCGCGCAGTCGATGGCATCAGCCTTAGCGTGCAGCGCGGCAAAACCTTGGGGATTGTCGGCGAGTCCGGCTCGGGCAAATCCACCCTCGGCCAGGCGATCCTGCGCTTGCTCGATTCCACCGGCAGTATTCGTTTTCAGGGTGAAGCCCTCGACCCGCTGAACAACCAGCAGATGCGCTCCTGGCGCAAGCAGATGCAGGTGGTGTTCCAAGACCCGTTCGGCAGCCTCAGCCCGCGCATGTCGGTGCAGCAGATCATCAGCGAGGGCCTGGAAGTGCATGCGCCATGCAGCCTGGCCGAGCGTGATGCGCAAGTGATCCAGGTGCTCAAGGATGTGGGGCTCGACCCCGAAAGCCGACACCGTTACCCGCACGAATTTTCCGGCGGCCAGCGCCAGCGCATCGCCATCGCCCGCGCCCTGGTGCTTAAGCCGGCGCTGATGCTGCTGGACGAACCGACCTCGGCCCTCGACCGCACCGTGCAGAAACAAGTGGTGGCGCTGCTGCGTGAACTGCAGGAAAAATACGGCCTGACCTACCTGTTTATCAGCCACGACCTAGCGGTAGTGCGGGCCATGGCCCATGACATGATCGTGATCAAGGACGGCAAGGTGGTGGAGCGCGGTGCGAGCCATGTGGTGTTCGATGCGCCGCAACATCCTTACACCAAAGAGCTGCTGGCCGCGGCGCACATTCCCTTGTAG
- a CDS encoding sigma-54-dependent Fis family transcriptional regulator — protein MNISDSLKDYQQVRGLAIQSLFEIIEQSSEGTVIVDRDANIVWMNERYAKRFGLKSADEAIGQPCEQVISNSLLRQVVRNDQPILLDIQDTPKGPLVVMRLPIHDDAGAVIGAIGFALFDELRNLSPLIERYLSMQQELASTRSLLRSRQSKYNFAHFIGTSDASLEVKRRARRSASAESPVLLLGETGTGKELLAQAIHGASTRAHKAFVSINSAAIPGDLLEAEFFGTAPGAFTGADRKGRPGKLQIAQGGTLFLDEIGDMPLPLQSKLLRVLQEKEYEPVGSNEMVHSDVRVIAATSMDLEAAIKRGEFRADLYYRLNVLPIQVPPLRERLEDIPALSEAILEELRSQHELDREALALLAQHAWPGNIRELRNVLERAALLGDDLVLDAEEIRAAIGTFSPVARGAVETVEGETFAAARERFDRQLIATALKACEGNVVEAAKRLGLGRSTLYKKMVALGISESQ, from the coding sequence ATGAACATCAGCGACAGCCTCAAGGACTACCAGCAGGTTCGCGGCCTGGCCATCCAGTCGCTGTTCGAGATTATCGAGCAGTCCAGCGAAGGCACGGTGATTGTCGATCGCGACGCGAATATCGTGTGGATGAACGAGCGCTATGCCAAGCGTTTCGGCCTTAAAAGCGCCGATGAAGCCATCGGCCAACCGTGCGAGCAGGTGATTTCCAATAGCTTGCTACGCCAGGTGGTGCGCAACGACCAGCCGATTCTGCTGGATATCCAGGACACGCCCAAAGGCCCGTTGGTGGTGATGCGCCTGCCGATCCACGATGACGCAGGCGCGGTGATCGGCGCAATCGGGTTTGCGCTGTTTGATGAGCTGCGCAACTTGTCGCCGCTGATCGAGCGCTACCTGAGCATGCAACAGGAGCTGGCCTCCACCCGCTCACTGTTGCGTTCACGCCAGAGCAAATACAACTTCGCGCATTTTATCGGCACCAGCGACGCCAGCCTGGAAGTCAAACGCCGGGCGCGGCGCAGTGCGAGTGCCGAGTCCCCGGTGTTGCTGCTGGGCGAGACCGGCACCGGTAAAGAGCTGTTGGCCCAGGCCATTCATGGCGCCTCCACACGCGCCCATAAGGCGTTTGTCAGCATCAACAGCGCGGCCATTCCCGGCGACCTGCTCGAAGCCGAGTTCTTCGGCACCGCGCCAGGCGCCTTCACCGGTGCCGACCGCAAGGGCCGCCCCGGCAAGTTGCAGATCGCCCAGGGCGGCACGCTGTTCCTCGATGAAATCGGCGACATGCCGCTGCCGCTGCAAAGCAAACTGCTGCGCGTATTGCAGGAAAAGGAATACGAGCCGGTGGGTTCCAACGAGATGGTGCACAGCGATGTGCGGGTGATTGCCGCCACCTCCATGGACCTGGAAGCGGCGATCAAGCGCGGCGAATTCAGGGCGGATTTGTATTACCGCCTGAACGTACTGCCGATCCAGGTGCCGCCGTTGCGTGAGCGCCTGGAAGATATTCCGGCGTTGAGCGAGGCGATTCTCGAGGAACTGCGCAGCCAGCATGAGCTGGACCGCGAGGCCCTGGCGTTGCTGGCGCAGCATGCGTGGCCAGGCAATATCCGTGAGCTGCGCAACGTGCTGGAGCGCGCGGCGTTGTTGGGTGATGACCTGGTGCTGGATGCCGAAGAGATTCGCGCGGCGATCGGGACGTTCAGCCCGGTGGCGCGTGGGGCCGTGGAAACAGTCGAGGGCGAGACATTTGCGGCGGCACGGGAGCGGTTTGATCGGCAGCTGATTGCGACGGCACTCAAGGCCTGTGAAGGCAATGTGGTGGAAGCGGCCAAGCGGCTGGGGTTGGGTAGATCGACGCTGTACAAGAAGATGGTGGCGCTGGGCATCAGCGAATCCCAATAA
- a CDS encoding GntP family permease, with translation MSVIIALAALALLMLAAYRGYSVILFAPIAALGAVLLTDPSAVAPAFTGVFMEKMVGFIKLYFPVFLLGAVFGKLIELSGFSRSIVAAAIRLLGTRQAMLVIVLVCALLTYGGVSLFVVVFAVYPFAAEMFRQSDIPKRLIPATIALGAFSFTMDALPGTPQIQNIIPSTFFNTTAWAAPWLGLIGTVFVFCTGMLYLARQRNKAQRAGEGYGTELRNEPETADNLALPNPWIALSPLILVGVMNLLFTHWIPQWYGKTHSLSLPGMSTPVTTEIAKLTAIWAVQAALLVGIVIVLVFGWSAIKSKLAEGSKSAVSGALLAAMNTASEYGFGAVIASLPGFLVLADWLKGIPNPLVNEAITVTLLAGITGSASGGMSIALAAMSESFISAAHAANIPLEVLHRVAAMASGGMDTLPHNGAVITLLAVTGLTHREAYKDIFGITIIKTLAVFVVIGTFYATGIV, from the coding sequence ATGAGTGTGATCATTGCCCTGGCAGCCCTCGCGCTGCTGATGCTGGCTGCCTACCGTGGCTACAGCGTTATCCTGTTTGCCCCCATCGCCGCCCTCGGCGCCGTGTTGCTCACCGACCCGTCCGCCGTCGCGCCCGCGTTTACCGGGGTGTTCATGGAAAAAATGGTCGGCTTTATCAAACTGTATTTCCCGGTGTTCCTGCTCGGCGCGGTGTTCGGCAAGCTGATCGAGCTGTCGGGTTTTTCGCGCTCGATTGTGGCCGCCGCCATCCGCTTGCTCGGCACGCGCCAGGCGATGCTGGTGATTGTGCTGGTCTGCGCCCTGCTCACCTACGGCGGCGTGTCGCTGTTTGTGGTGGTGTTTGCGGTGTACCCGTTTGCGGCGGAGATGTTCCGCCAGAGCGATATTCCCAAGCGCCTGATCCCGGCGACCATCGCCCTCGGTGCGTTTTCGTTCACCATGGACGCCCTGCCCGGCACGCCGCAGATCCAGAACATCATCCCCAGCACCTTCTTCAACACCACTGCCTGGGCGGCGCCATGGCTGGGCCTGATCGGCACGGTCTTCGTGTTCTGCACCGGCATGCTCTACCTGGCGCGCCAGCGCAACAAGGCGCAACGCGCCGGTGAAGGCTATGGCACCGAGCTGCGCAATGAGCCGGAAACCGCCGACAACCTGGCGCTGCCCAACCCATGGATCGCGCTGTCGCCGCTGATTCTGGTGGGCGTGATGAACCTGCTGTTCACCCACTGGATCCCGCAGTGGTATGGCAAGACCCACAGCCTCAGCCTGCCGGGCATGAGCACGCCGGTCACCACCGAAATTGCCAAGCTTACGGCGATCTGGGCGGTACAGGCGGCGTTGCTGGTGGGCATCGTCATTGTGCTGGTGTTCGGCTGGTCGGCGATCAAAAGCAAACTCGCCGAAGGCAGTAAAAGCGCGGTCAGCGGTGCGCTGCTGGCGGCCATGAACACCGCCTCGGAATACGGCTTCGGCGCGGTGATCGCCTCGCTGCCAGGCTTTCTGGTGCTGGCGGACTGGCTCAAGGGCATCCCCAACCCGCTGGTCAACGAAGCGATTACCGTGACCTTGCTGGCCGGTATCACCGGCTCCGCGTCGGGCGGCATGAGCATCGCCTTGGCGGCGATGTCCGAGAGCTTTATTTCGGCGGCCCATGCGGCCAATATCCCCCTTGAAGTGCTGCACCGGGTCGCGGCCATGGCCAGCGGCGGCATGGACACCCTGCCCCACAACGGCGCGGTGATCACCCTGCTGGCGGTCACCGGGCTGACCCACCGAGAAGCCTACAAGGACATTTTCGGCATCACGATCATCAAGACCCTCGCGGTCTTCGTGGTGATCGGTACTTTCTACGCCACCGGCATTGTGTGA
- the hbdH gene encoding 3-hydroxybutyrate dehydrogenase, with amino-acid sequence MTTLNGKTALVTGSTSGIGLGIALSLAEAGANLILNGFGDASAAVAQVQAFGGKVGHHPADVSDPAQIADMLAYAEREFGGVDILVNNAGIQHVAAVEDFPVERWDSIIAINLSSVFHSTRLSLPGMKAKGWGRIVNIASVHGLVGSVGKAAYVAAKHGVIGLTKVVGLETATGNVTCNAICPGWVLTPLVQKQIDDRAAKGVDPQQAQHDLLAEKQPSLEFVTPPQLGELVLFLCSEAGAQVRGAAWNIDGGWLAQ; translated from the coding sequence ATGACGACTTTGAACGGCAAGACCGCCCTGGTTACCGGCTCCACCAGCGGCATCGGTTTGGGCATCGCACTGAGCCTGGCCGAGGCCGGTGCCAACCTGATCCTCAACGGCTTCGGCGACGCCAGTGCGGCGGTCGCCCAGGTGCAGGCATTCGGCGGCAAGGTCGGGCATCACCCGGCGGACGTCAGCGACCCGGCGCAGATCGCCGACATGCTTGCCTACGCCGAGCGCGAGTTCGGCGGCGTCGACATTCTGGTCAACAACGCCGGCATTCAGCATGTGGCGGCCGTGGAGGACTTCCCGGTGGAGCGCTGGGATTCGATCATCGCGATCAACCTGTCGTCGGTGTTCCACAGCACGCGTTTGAGTTTGCCGGGCATGAAGGCCAAGGGCTGGGGGCGCATCGTCAATATTGCTTCGGTGCATGGTTTGGTCGGCTCGGTGGGCAAGGCGGCGTATGTGGCGGCTAAACACGGTGTCATCGGCCTGACCAAGGTGGTGGGCCTGGAGACCGCCACGGGTAACGTCACCTGCAATGCCATCTGCCCAGGCTGGGTGTTGACGCCGCTGGTGCAAAAGCAGATTGATGATCGCGCGGCCAAGGGCGTTGATCCGCAGCAGGCGCAGCATGATTTGCTCGCGGAAAAACAACCCTCGCTGGAGTTTGTGACGCCGCCGCAGCTGGGTGAGTTGGTGTTGTTTCTGTGCAGTGAGGCTGGCGCCCAAGTGCGCGGCGCCGCGTGGAACATCGATGGCGGCTGGCTGGCCCAGTAA